The segment ATCGTGTTAAATACACTTGCCAATTCTCTCAAATCCCTCTTAATCTCCCTTTTCTAAAGGGAGAAATCTAAAATTTACCCCGTTTCAAAACTTTCATTCCTTTCATACCTATTTTGACATTATCATGGTTTTCAAATAATTGATCGATTTAAAAAAGAGCGTAAAAAGACAGTAATGATTTTAGGAAAGCAGGGATTTAGGGGGCTGTTCGATGTCACAAGGTGCGAGGTTTTTGAGAGGAATAAAATGATTGAGACAAATAGTAGTTACAACTGGGTGCGAAGATATAAAAATTTCACTTTTTAGGGTTACAGAGGTGTTGCAGCATGAAGCGACACAGCAGACGGCACAATGGCTTTCAAAACCTCCATTATTCTCGGAACTTTTGCGGAATCCTTCCGATGCAAAAAGAAGCAACGTGATTAAAACTAGAATTGAGGTTAAAAATTTTTTCATGTTTCCTTTATTTTAACAAAATAAAATATCCTGAAATTATTAAATTTACTTATCATTATATTTTATTTATGATTAAAAGAATATTAAATATTTATTAAAATATTCTAATTTTTTGTTCCTTATTTTTTTATGAAAGAAAAACAATTCCTATTGTCATTGAAATTAATAAAGTTATCAGGACTACTGTTAATATTAGAGCTTTTCTTACCTTATTCATATTTTATATTATATAACCTGATATTTGAGTCAAGATAAAAGAACCTCCAAATATTTTCCAATAGCGTAATCAATTTCTTCATCTGTTGTCCATATCCCTAGGCTGAATCTGACCGCTCCGAACGCGTCTTCGGGAGATACACCCATCGCGGTTAAAACTGAGGAAGGCTGTTTTGAGTTTGAATGACAGGCAGAGCCGGTTGATACCGCGATGTAAGGAATCCTTTTTAATAACTCATGGCTGTCTGTTCCTATAAAACTTATATTTAATGTATTCGGCAGTCTTTTTTCAGGATGGCCGTTCAATTTTACCTTTATGCCTTTATTTATCAATCCCTGGAAAAGTTTGTCCCGTAATTTTTTTATCCTCTTTGAATTTTCCGGCATTGTCTTTCCCATGATTTCACAGGATTTGCCAAGGCCCGCGATCTCAATGACATTTTCGGTGCCGGGTCGCAGTCCTCTTTCATGTCCCGCGCCATACATCAAAGGTTCAATCTTTATTCCCTGCCTCATAAATAAAGCCCCGGCTCCCTTGGGAGCGTAAAGTTTATGGCCTGCTATCGACAAAAAATCAACACCTAATTCGTTAACTCTCGTGGGGATTTTTCCCACGCTCTGCGCCGCGTCCGTATGGAACAAAATATTTTTTTCTCTCGCGATCCTTGAAATTTCGGCGATCGGCTGGATTGTGCCGGTCTCATTGTTCGCGTGCATTATTGTAATAAGAATTGTCGAGGGCCTTATCGCTTTTTCAACGTCGTCCGGGTCAACCATGCCGTATTTGTCAACAGGTAGATATGTGACGCTAAAACCATTTTTCTCCAGATACCTGCACGGATTTATAACCGCCGGATGCTCGATTACGCTCGTTATTATATGGCTGCCTTTTTTCCCGAACGTTCTTGCGGCGCCTAATATAACATAATTATTCGACTCTGTCCCGCCGGATGTAAAAATTATTTCATCCGGCTTGCATTCAAGAAGCGACGCGGCTCTTTGCCTTGCTTTTTCAACACCCTCTTTCGCCTTTAATCCAAACCAGTGGCCGCTTGACGGATTCCCGAAATATTTTTCCGTGTACTTGTTCATCTCTTTCACGGAAAGAGGATGAACCGGCGTCGTCGCGTTGTAATCGAGATAAACGTGTTTCATGGAAGTTTGTCCAATTCAATGTTTTTTTATCATTTATTTTAGCATAGTTATACATTCTTTTCTAAAAAATCCTAAAGGCCAAAAATTTTATTCACACAAGCCCGCTCAGGAATTTGCGGGCGCTAATTACCCGAATATTTTCCTTGCAGTATTATTTTTACTTCAGCAAGAAATTGGCGAGCCTCGGCAATTGTTCCGCCATATATAAAGGAAGCGTCAGGACCTTATCATAATAAGAAGGCTGGTCCTGCGAAAATCTTACGCCAAAGGGGGATTTTTTTTCTTCGAGAAATACTTTCAATGATCTTAATGTTCCGGTCTTCCCGGCCTTCACCTCCACGGGTAAAATTGTTGAACCTATATTGATAACATAGTCAACCTCCGCCAGGCTCCTTTTTTTATCCCTTGCCCAGAAAAAGAGCTGATAGTTGATGTATCTGTCAAGATACGCCGTCAATTCCTGGCCGATAAACTGCTCGGCTACCGCGCCCGAATTGATCTGCATCAGGTCTTTTGCCACGGCAAGCTCGGCCTGCAGGCCCGACACGTTTTGCATGAGGCCCACATCCAAAAAGTTTATTTTGAATTTTGATTCTTTTATCTGTGCCCCGAGAAGAATCCCGGAGGCGCTCGTGGCATAAACCGGTTTTATTATCCCGGCCAGAATCAATAGATTCAACGCCTTCTTTAAATCGGCCGACCTGCTTTCAGGGTCGATGTTTGAATATTTTATCCTGCTTCCCACCAGACGCGGCGCCGTGTCGAATATTTTTTGAAGATATTTATTTTCAGAAAGTTTTGCGTATTTTCCGAAATCATTGCGATATGTCTGCAGGAGCGAATTCTGTATCCTCTGGCAATTCAAAAGATCTTTGTTTTCAATGTAATCCTTAACGACGGCCGGCATTCCCCCTGAAATAAGATACAAACGCAATAATTCCAGAAGCTTACGGTGAACCGCCTCATCAAAATTGCCGTCCAATTTAATACCGCCAAGGTAATCGCGTAATGGCTGATTACCCGACACGGACAAGAACTCGCCAAACGATAGAGGTTCAAGATAAAGAAACTGAACTCTTCCCACGGGCATCCTGAAACCGGGACTCTTTAACGCGAATTCCACAAGCGAACCCGCTCCGATTACCGCAATTCGCTCTTTCTTTTCTTTGAAATAACGTAACGCCATTATCGCGTCCGGACATTCCTGTATTTCATCCAGAAACAATAGCGTGTTTTCTTCTTCGATATTTACACCCATTATGAGCTGGAGTTTGTTAATAATATCGATGGGATCGAGGGTGGTAAAACATTGTTTTAGTTCCGGCTGAAACTCGAAATTAACGACAACAAGATTTTTGAAAGCCCTTTTTCCGAAATTTTCTATCACATAACTTTTCCCAACCTGCCGCGCTCCCCTTACAAGTAAGGGCATTCTATCTTTCTGATTCTTCCAAAAATATAATTCCTTTTCAATATCCCTTTTCATAAATACCCCCTGTTTTAATGCAAATTAGTATAATATACAGGGTTATTATACAATAATTTATGCTAAAACACAAATCAATTTTGTCAAGAATTTATCCAATTAAGGATTCGGCGGGTATATTAAGATTTTGATATAACAATTTAATCATTTTTACCGTCAAATGTCTTTTTTTATTTAAAATTTCAGACACACGGTTACGCCCGCCCAGGTAAGGAATCAGGTCGGATTTTTTTAATCCCATTTGCTCCATCCTGAATTTAATTGCCTCTACCGGATCAGGCGGCAAGACGGGATAATGGCGCCGCTCATAATTTTCCACTAAAAGCGATAAAATTTCCAGTTCATCTCCTTCCAACGTATTTTTCTTCGCGTCCCATATTTTTTCGATCCTTTTTAACGTTTCTTCGTAATCTTTATTATTTTTTATTAATTTTATAGTCATAGTTTATACCTCCTCCGCGTTTATCCTAATTGATAGGGAAACAATAGTGAAGAGAATGGGATTATTCGGGAAATTACCACTCTATAGGTTTTCTCTTATTATGAAATATACGGAGTATAACCAGAATATCATTTTCAACTTTGTAGAATATTGAGAATGGAAACTTGTTTAACTGTATTCTTTTTATGTCTTCAACAACTGACGGGTATAAATCGGGATTTAATTTTATTCTCTCTATTGTACTGTCTGTTTCATCCGTAAATCTGAGGCCGAGGCCTCTTGCTTTTGATTCATACCAATCGACAGAATCACGAAATTCCAAAGATGCTTCCTGGGCAAATTTAACCTTTTTTATCATGTTTTTTATACGCTTCCTGTTTTAGATTTGCCCAATCCGAAGCGGAGCCCGGATTTGCCCTGTAGTTTGCCAGCCTGTTAACAAGAAGCCTTTTTTCTTCATCAGACACAGGATACAATTCCTTAGATTCTTTTATTTCATCCCAAATATCTGTTATAATATTCAATCTTTCTATTACGTTTAGTTTTCTTATATCCTGCAATATTTCTGTTTTATTCATTGTTACCTCCAAATCTATTATCCCAAACTAAATTAAAGCAGTCAAGAATATTTTTCGAGGGTGTATTTTCCGAAGGATTTTAAAAAATGAATGGAATATCGCGTTAAAAAGGGGTAGAATATAAATTCAATCAAATACCATCTTTCTTATTTTATCGTTGGTTTCCAGCGATACTAACTATTTGCAGAAAAATAAAATAAATAGATTAGGATTTTGCACCGGTGGAAGCGGAATAGATATATCCCGGCAAAACCATATTAAATATTGAGTTTGGAAAAATTTTTACTCTAAGTTTATTTATTATATTTTTCCAAAAGTGCCGGTATTATTTTTTGCGCGTTTAAAATCAAATCCGCTTCGCTTTCCTCAAAAAGAAACGGCCTTAATATTTCCGCTTGTTTTTTTAATTCAGCCTGTGGAATTTTTTTTATCGCATCATAAATAGCTTTATCCGGATCAATTTTTACACCCAGAAGCTTTAAAGCATTTTTATCAACTGGGTATTTGTTTGAAAGCATAAAAATGATATCATATATGTCCCGCGCCCTGTTTTTATTAAAAAGCGCGTCTATTTTATCCGCGAACAAAACACTCTTATCCGTGCATACACAAGGATAAAATTCGCCAAAGCCTGATATTACCTGGGTTTCTGTTTTTATTTTATGTTTTAAATTATTGGTCTCGACTTTTATTGTTATCCCTTCTTTTTTTGAATATTTTGACATGACACTATAAATCATTTCAATCGCGGAGAAAATTAATTTTGAAACGTAGATATTGTCCCAATGGGCAAATTCTATTTTCGTCTCGATACCGGCTTTCCCTAACGCTTCTCCTGTTCTTTCAAGCAATTGCTCAAATTCCGTTTCCGTTATCGCATTGGTATTGAAATCCAAATCTTCCGAAAACCTTTTAAGATTGTGAACTAATCTGAGATATGTTCCTCCCGTAAAGTAAAGTTTTTTACCTGATTCACTTTTGGAAAGTTCTTTTAAAATAAGGATTTGAAGATATTCCCTTAAAATTCCACGCATCTTCGTATGAGGCATCCCCCTGATTTTAGCCTGTTCTATCAAAGATTCATAGGTAAGCATATAGTTCCTTTAAATTAAAATTGTATAATTTCGCGTATTTATTTAATTTTTTTCCGCTAAGGCGGGAAATTATATCCCTGTCCAGCCTTTCATCTTTTAAATTAATTTTATTATTACGATATGCCTTAAAATATAAAAAATCAATCAAAGCCTTTTCCGGTTCGGCAATAAGGATATTAAAGTCACCGTGTTTTTCTACATAGTACCCTGTAAAGGCCGTTGGTTTAACGGCGCGATAGATAAAAAGGCCGTGTTTATTTTTAAATTTTCTCGTAGGTTTTGTTGTAAGTGAGGTTACCGCCATTGATACCTCAGGGATAATGCTGTAATTAGATAAAGCTGTTTCCAATGACACATAAGACGGGTTATATAGCTTATTGGCAATATACATATCGCTTACAACAAAATCTTTAGGATAGGTAAGTTCATACAATCCTCTTTTCAAAGAATAAATCCATCCTTTTTTTACCCACCTGTATAGCATCGTTTTTAAATTGGTTCTTTCTTCGCCGGGATAAAAAGCCAGAATATCTTCGTTGGAAAAAATATAATACTTATTTTTTTCTAATGTCTTATATAAATCTTTAAATGTCATTTCATTAGGTATACAATATTGTTTACTTGCTAAAATAAGTATAAGCGGATTTATAAATTTGTCAAGCGGATTTTTTAATAATTTTATATTTTTTTAAACAAGGCGTAAATATACGGCCTCGGGTCGCCTTTCGGGTTTATAAAGGTGTATTCTTCATTCGCGATTAATTTAAACGCGGGAAGGTTTTTCTCCAGATCCCGGATATCATATCTTCTTACATCGAGGCCCGCGCATCCTGTCGCGCCTGTTTTTGAAAATTCGGCGAAGATCGCGTGCCCGCCGGATTTCACGGCCGCGTTAACATTTTTAAAATATTGTTCAACGCAGATGTCATCAGTTAAAAAATGCAATACCGCCCTGTCAATCCAGATATCAACATCGTTCAATTCTGAAGGCAGCGGCTTCGAAATATCCCGGCAAAGCCATTGAATATTGCCTGTTTTTTCACCACATTTATTTTTCGCCTTTTCAATCGCCTCCGAACTCAAATCGTTTAAAACAAGCTTAGCATTTGATTTTAAAAGTATATCAATCAGGCCTGAAGTCCCGGCCCCCGGAATAAATATTTTTGAATTTCTCCATTCCGGGGCAATGTCTAAAAATTTTAAGACTTGAGAAAAATCTTTTTCATACCATCCCAGTTTATCCTCGTCTGTGTTTTTGAATATCTCGTTCCAGTGTTCATTTAATGGTTTCATTGTTTATTTACTCCACAGGCTCTTAATATATTCATCATCGAACACCAGTTTGTAAGTCCGGACTGAAATAAATTAAGCCCTATAATTTTCGTCTAAATTTTCCAGTAAATCCTTTTGCGGATTTTCTTTCGAAACAAGGATTTTTATTTTATCTATTAATTTTTTTGCAGTATCAACTGCTGATTTTGCTTCGGATGTTGTTATTCCATTTTCTGAATCATATATAAAATCATGCCGTTGTCTCCGCATACGGTTGAAACGGCTGGTAATATTTTCATATTCTTCACCAAGTATTGTTCTTGTAAATTCAACAATAGTTTTATGTGTGTTTCTTGTTGTGGGAAGATAACCTTTGGAATACATTAACGCCTTGCCGGCTCTTATCATAGCATGGTAGGAAATAGCATATGACCATGTTATATCCATAGATAAAACTGATTCGGCGGTTTTTAAATCCTTGTCAGCTCTCTTTAACTGTTTTTCAATTTGCTTGAAATCCGGTTTTTGTTCTTTAATAAGGTTATCCTTTAAGAATTTTTCGTAATTCATTTTCAACTCCCATTATCATTATTTTTTTGTCTTTTAATATCTCCAGTAAAAAAGGTTTTTTTTGCATGATTTCTTTTTTAAATTCTTTCGCTGAATACAATTTATAGTTAATCTCTCTTTTTAAAAATTCCTCAAGTTTATCCAATTCTGTGATAAGCTTGTCTTCATTACAATTTCCAATTATAAAAAGATCTATGTCTGATAGATAATTTTCTTTGGCTTTTGCGTAAGAACCGTAAATAAAGGCATAAGAAATCTTCCCAATTTTATCTAAAACCTCCTTAAGCGAACCGGCTATACCCACTGTTTTAAAAACTATATTTTTTAATTCTTTATAAAAAGGATAATCCTTATTTACCTTAAAATATCTGGCGTTGGCTTTATATTCACTTAGCAATATACCTTCTTTCTCCATATTATTAATGGTTCTCTGGAAATTGCCGGGCTTCTTGCCAAAAATCCTTCCAATCTCCTGCATGTAATAAGATTGTTCCGAGTTCGTAAAAAAAAGCCTTAATAATCTTGCTCTATTTTTTGTTGATTTTATCATCTTACTTTTTTATTATTTGCACTTTGCATACAATTATATGCAAAGTGCATACAAAAGTCAACTTGACCCTAATTTATCTTTCCTTTAATAATCAAAACCACCTCCAAAACCACCATTTTTCAAAAAGAACTTTTCCCCAGTGCCATAATTTCGACGGTTTTTTTAAATCTACCTCCGGTTTTGGCTCAGCGTAAAAATTTCCGCTGGCATACCCTGCAACGCCACCACCCAATTCAACAAAACAATATCCCTTACCGCCAAATTCTTCCGTGTGAGAACCGCTATTAATCTCGGAAATTATATTATGAGCAACAACTTCCGCCTGGTAATGGGCAAATACTCCCGCCTTTGGCAAGTTTAAAGGAACATCCGGCTTGTATCTTCCTAAAAGTTTAATTGTTGTTATATCTCCTAGCGCGTAGACATCGGCATATTTTGTCTGGAGTATCTTTGCGTTAACAGGTACCCAACCCGTCTCATTAGTTAGCCCAGCATCTTTGACTGCCTTTGGCGCCCTGTGCGGGGGGATGCCGATTAAATAATCGAATTTTTCTTTTCTGCCGTTCTCAAAATTTAATTCTTTATTTTGAGTATCTATAAATTTTAATTTTAACCCAGGATTAAAAATTATGTTTCTTTCTTTTAATATCTGTTTTAAGACCTCTCCCATTTCAGGGCCCGCCGTCGGCATCGGCTGGGATTCTGGAGTATAAATATTTATATTGAACTTATTTCTTATTTTTCTTAAAATAGTAATCCAGCAAAACCGCCATTTCATAAGGCGCAGCAGGGCATTTAAAGGGCATGCTTGAAATGACAACGGCAACATTCCCATTCGAAAAATTTTTCAAATTATCTTTTAATCTCACACACTCTTCAAAGTTATAAAAACTATAGGCTGCTTCGTTGAATCCCGGTATAATATCCAAATCAAGTTCAGCCCCTAATGCAATAATAAGATAATCATAAGAAATATCTTTTACATTCGTATGCACAGCCTTTCTTTCAATATCTATTCCCGATATATCGGCTTTTATATATTCAATCCCTTTATTTTTAAGAACATCAATTTTTCTCCTAACCTGATCCTGAGTCCGCGAACCAAATATATACCAAAGAAAAGAAGGCGCGAAATAATGATATGAATTTTTATCTATCAAAATCACCCTGTGTTCTTTTTTTAAATTTTTTCTAAGTATATTGGCTGCGGCAATACCGCCTGAACCGCCGCCTAAAATAACTACTGTTTTACCCATATTTTCTCCTAAAAAGTAAATACCTTATCTGCCGCTATACTCCATTCTGTAAGCTCAGTCATTGAACTGCGATGAATACCTGCAATAAGTTCATCATCAGATATTATAAAGTAAACATGTTTGAAGTCAATATGTTAAAATTATTACTGATTATTTTACACCACACGCTCTAAGGATATTCATCATCGGACACCAGTTTGTAAGTCCGGACTGGAATAAATTAAGCCCTATAAATCCCGTAAACCACAGCCAATTTTTGCTGTGATAGTAAACCAGGGCCAGGCTTATTAAGATAAAAGTTCCCGCGATTAAACGCAGCCATCGTTCCATTGTCATGTTCTTTATATCGCATATCATTAGATGATCCTCCTTTGTCAATCAATCCGAACTCCCCTTGATCCCCTCTTTAAAAAAAGAGGGGAAACTTCTTCTCCTCCTCTTTTTTTAAAGAGGAGGCCGGGAGGAGTTCGTAATTGTCTTCATTTAATAATCATATTTCATTCTCATATAAACATTATCATTTTCTTTAAACTGTCCGAAGGTTGTCCATTCCTTATCCCCGTCAATAATATTTCCTCCGATTGTCAAGGCCAATTCATCGCTGAATTTATACATTGCTTCTGGAATGAGCATGGAATCTTTTTCATCTATTCCATAAAAAGTGAATAACGATAATTTCCAGGACTCATATTTTAAAAATTGTGTCAGGCGAAGCGTTAAGATTTGTTTTGTTTTTTCTTCCCGGGGAAAACCTTGCGGGAGATTTTCTTTGTATTTATTATAATCCCGCGTTATTTCATTATAATATTGCAGGCCGAGATGCAATTGGTTTGTTATTTGCCGCCCATAACCCAAAAGAGCCTTATATTTTGAATTATCAATAAAGAAATTTTCGCCATTTTTGTCATACCGGGAATCATAATACCCGCCTTCCACGCTTATAACACCTCCCAATCCGTTTAGCTGACAGCTCGCGCCATAGGCATTAAGTTTTGGATAAAAATAATTTACACTAAGACTGTCATAGATATTTACTTTTGGTGTATGATAAAATCCTTTATACGCGTAAATAGACATATCCCCTGAACCAATTCGCCTGTAAATCCTTGACGCGAGTTCCATATCCCTGATTTTCTTATCAGGCCTTATAATACTTTTATTATTCATACCCGCGAACGGATCATTAAAAATGAACTTATCGGGAGACGGCATTTCATCCGCCTGAAATGCCGGCAAAACAACTAATTCCATTGACGCGAACTTTGGATATATTCCTAATTTCACGGCCTCCGCGCCGAGTTTCAAATATTCCATATCCCGCCCCGCGTAAAAGGCGTTCCAGTCTTTAGGAAAAATATCATTAATGAATAATAAATCTCCGAGCCCCCATGTGATAACCTGCCTGCCTATTCGGACATCATAGTTTTTTTCAATTAAATCAACATATGCTTCCCTTAAATCCACTTTTGTTTCATTATTTATGCCGTCATGAATAAAATCCGCTTTCGCGTTAAAACCGGCATTCCCGGCCTCCGAAGCACCTGAGAGGTTTAAACGCAATCTTTCTTCGCCTAAAATTAAATCTCTTTTTTCATCAGTGGTTTTTGTCCGGCCGGAATAAGTAACAAGGCCGAAACCATGTAAACTAATTTCATTTGCCTTCGCGTAATTTAACAAAAATGTTATTATAATAAGAGCAGGCAATATATGCTTTTTCATTCTAATAACCTCCTGGGCGGGTTCTGCATAAACCGTTCTTCAAACAAAGTATCTTCGATATCTATATTATATTTTATGAAGTCAAAAACAACTTCGGTATAATGCCCGGTTTTAATATCTTTCACGGTCCTTTTTGTCACAGTCGGGAAACCGTCAATATCTTTGATCTCCACGGCATTGAAGGACCTGTATAATTCGCCCTGCGTATTGTAATATTCTTCCTGCCGGGGCAAATAATTATTCTTGTCAATCCATGAAATTTTACGCGAGAATTCATCTTTTTCGTTCGGCACACTCTCAATAACATAACAATCCATCCCATTAAGTTTATCCTCTTTCTTCAAAGTGTGTTTATCGGCGTTTATATCCCTTCCCGACACATCTTCATAGGTAAAGTCGGAACCCACGAAACTTGAGCGCCTGTCGCTTGCCGCGATGCGCCGGACCATTTTAAGCGCCGGGATAAAAAGCCATCGCAGGTCATCCTTCTCGGGCAGTTTATGGACCATAAAGGTCATTCCCCGGACATCCTGCGGCATCTCAAAATAGATGAAATATTTCTGTTCCCCGCTTCCAAAATTCTTGCGCAGCATTATAAGTTTCCTGCCTCGTGTTTTGCCTTCTTTATTAACAAGGTTCATTGATACTCTCGCTTTTAAATTTTTGCCCTGGTAATAAAAGGCCTCTTGTGACTTGGCGATGATTTCTTCTCCCCGCGTCTCCGCGTGAACAGAAATAAAAAGCGCGAGTGTAAGTGAAAGTGCCAGTGTAATTATTTTTTTCATAAAATTTACCTCCAATTTTAATTCGAACTCCCCTTAATCCCCTCTTTGAAAAAAGAGAGGAAATAACAGTAAATTTAATACGATTTTTTCCTCTTACTCCTCCTCTTTTTTTAAAGAGGAGGTTGGGAGGAGTTCATAATTTTCTATTTTATTGTTTCACAGAGCCTAACAATACTTTTCTAAAAGTCCCGATTAACGCCGGTAAAAAGACCAGCGTGATTATGCCTGAAAAAAACGCCAGAGATCCGAAAAACAGGCCCACAGTCACGTAAGGCGTTAAAGAGGCGATCGCCATAGGCGTAAAACCTACCCCGATAATTACGGCGTTTCTGAATATGGCAAGCGCGGGTTCCCCGCCCATGGTCCATTGCATGGCGGATTTTAAATCTTTAAGCTTTTCAAATCTTTCTCTGAACCGGGAGATAAAATGTATGGCAAAATCATCGCCAAGGCCGATCGCGAGGGTCGAACACACGGCGATAGGCATATCGTATTCTTTTCCCACAAGGCCCATAAGGCCGTAACTAAAAGCCACGGAAAATCCAAGCGGCGCCATCCCGACAAGGCCCCACCAGATGGAGCGAA is part of the bacterium genome and harbors:
- a CDS encoding transcriptional regulator, which gives rise to MTIKLIKNNKDYEETLKRIEKIWDAKKNTLEGDELEILSLLVENYERRHYPVLPPDPVEAIKFRMEQMGLKKSDLIPYLGGRNRVSEILNKKRHLTVKMIKLLYQNLNIPAESLIG
- a CDS encoding HEPN domain-containing protein; its protein translation is MNYEKFLKDNLIKEQKPDFKQIEKQLKRADKDLKTAESVLSMDITWSYAISYHAMIRAGKALMYSKGYLPTTRNTHKTIVEFTRTILGEEYENITSRFNRMRRQRHDFIYDSENGITTSEAKSAVDTAKKLIDKIKILVSKENPQKDLLENLDENYRA
- a CDS encoding nucleotidyl transferase AbiEii/AbiGii toxin family protein, whose protein sequence is MLTYESLIEQAKIRGMPHTKMRGILREYLQILILKELSKSESGKKLYFTGGTYLRLVHNLKRFSEDLDFNTNAITETEFEQLLERTGEALGKAGIETKIEFAHWDNIYVSKLIFSAIEMIYSVMSKYSKKEGITIKVETNNLKHKIKTETQVISGFGEFYPCVCTDKSVLFADKIDALFNKNRARDIYDIIFMLSNKYPVDKNALKLLGVKIDPDKAIYDAIKKIPQAELKKQAEILRPFLFEESEADLILNAQKIIPALLEKYNK
- a CDS encoding FAD-dependent oxidoreductase, whose protein sequence is MGKTVVILGGGSGGIAAANILRKNLKKEHRVILIDKNSYHYFAPSFLWYIFGSRTQDQVRRKIDVLKNKGIEYIKADISGIDIERKAVHTNVKDISYDYLIIALGAELDLDIIPGFNEAAYSFYNFEECVRLKDNLKNFSNGNVAVVISSMPFKCPAAPYEMAVLLDYYFKKNKK
- a CDS encoding cysteine desulfurase family protein, translated to MKHVYLDYNATTPVHPLSVKEMNKYTEKYFGNPSSGHWFGLKAKEGVEKARQRAASLLECKPDEIIFTSGGTESNNYVILGAARTFGKKGSHIITSVIEHPAVINPCRYLEKNGFSVTYLPVDKYGMVDPDDVEKAIRPSTILITIMHANNETGTIQPIAEISRIAREKNILFHTDAAQSVGKIPTRVNELGVDFLSIAGHKLYAPKGAGALFMRQGIKIEPLMYGAGHERGLRPGTENVIEIAGLGKSCEIMGKTMPENSKRIKKLRDKLFQGLINKGIKVKLNGHPEKRLPNTLNISFIGTDSHELLKRIPYIAVSTGSACHSNSKQPSSVLTAMGVSPEDAFGAVRFSLGIWTTDEEIDYAIGKYLEVLLS
- a CDS encoding addiction module protein, translating into MNKTEILQDIRKLNVIERLNIITDIWDEIKESKELYPVSDEEKRLLVNRLANYRANPGSASDWANLKQEAYKKHDKKG
- a CDS encoding DUF2892 domain-containing protein, producing MTMERWLRLIAGTFILISLALVYYHSKNWLWFTGFIGLNLFQSGLTNWCPMMNILRACGVK
- a CDS encoding FAD/NAD(P)-binding oxidoreductase, with protein sequence MKWRFCWITILRKIRNKFNINIYTPESQPMPTAGPEMGEVLKQILKERNIIFNPGLKLKFIDTQNKELNFENGRKEKFDYLIGIPPHRAPKAVKDAGLTNETGWVPVNAKILQTKYADVYALGDITTIKLLGRYKPDVPLNLPKAGVFAHYQAEVVAHNIISEINSGSHTEEFGGKGYCFVELGGGVAGYASGNFYAEPKPEVDLKKPSKLWHWGKVLFEKWWFWRWF
- a CDS encoding DUF1302 family protein; translated protein: MKKHILPALIIITFLLNYAKANEISLHGFGLVTYSGRTKTTDEKRDLILGEERLRLNLSGASEAGNAGFNAKADFIHDGINNETKVDLREAYVDLIEKNYDVRIGRQVITWGLGDLLFINDIFPKDWNAFYAGRDMEYLKLGAEAVKLGIYPKFASMELVVLPAFQADEMPSPDKFIFNDPFAGMNNKSIIRPDKKIRDMELASRIYRRIGSGDMSIYAYKGFYHTPKVNIYDSLSVNYFYPKLNAYGASCQLNGLGGVISVEGGYYDSRYDKNGENFFIDNSKYKALLGYGRQITNQLHLGLQYYNEITRDYNKYKENLPQGFPREEKTKQILTLRLTQFLKYESWKLSLFTFYGIDEKDSMLIPEAMYKFSDELALTIGGNIIDGDKEWTTFGQFKENDNVYMRMKYDY
- a CDS encoding type II toxin-antitoxin system RelE/ParE family toxin, with protein sequence MIKKVKFAQEASLEFRDSVDWYESKARGLGLRFTDETDSTIERIKLNPDLYPSVVEDIKRIQLNKFPFSIFYKVENDILVILRIFHNKRKPIEW
- a CDS encoding AAA family ATPase; amino-acid sequence: MKRDIEKELYFWKNQKDRMPLLVRGARQVGKSYVIENFGKRAFKNLVVVNFEFQPELKQCFTTLDPIDIINKLQLIMGVNIEEENTLLFLDEIQECPDAIMALRYFKEKKERIAVIGAGSLVEFALKSPGFRMPVGRVQFLYLEPLSFGEFLSVSGNQPLRDYLGGIKLDGNFDEAVHRKLLELLRLYLISGGMPAVVKDYIENKDLLNCQRIQNSLLQTYRNDFGKYAKLSENKYLQKIFDTAPRLVGSRIKYSNIDPESRSADLKKALNLLILAGIIKPVYATSASGILLGAQIKESKFKINFLDVGLMQNVSGLQAELAVAKDLMQINSGAVAEQFIGQELTAYLDRYINYQLFFWARDKKRSLAEVDYVINIGSTILPVEVKAGKTGTLRSLKVFLEEKKSPFGVRFSQDQPSYYDKVLTLPLYMAEQLPRLANFLLK
- a CDS encoding nucleotidyltransferase domain-containing protein, producing the protein MIKSTKNRARLLRLFFTNSEQSYYMQEIGRIFGKKPGNFQRTINNMEKEGILLSEYKANARYFKVNKDYPFYKELKNIVFKTVGIAGSLKEVLDKIGKISYAFIYGSYAKAKENYLSDIDLFIIGNCNEDKLITELDKLEEFLKREINYKLYSAKEFKKEIMQKKPFLLEILKDKKIMIMGVENELRKILKG
- a CDS encoding class I SAM-dependent methyltransferase codes for the protein MKPLNEHWNEIFKNTDEDKLGWYEKDFSQVLKFLDIAPEWRNSKIFIPGAGTSGLIDILLKSNAKLVLNDLSSEAIEKAKNKCGEKTGNIQWLCRDISKPLPSELNDVDIWIDRAVLHFLTDDICVEQYFKNVNAAVKSGGHAIFAEFSKTGATGCAGLDVRRYDIRDLEKNLPAFKLIANEEYTFINPKGDPRPYIYALFKKI